From Chaetodon auriga isolate fChaAug3 chromosome 10, fChaAug3.hap1, whole genome shotgun sequence, a single genomic window includes:
- the ncoa6 gene encoding nuclear receptor coactivator 6 isoform X4, translating to MAHRRTPPQLSQRTEYLEPDNDSDRDSGVGDDAGEDADSCQGSTVTEEDKVNKQDGTEENSWEGEDFTVFVAFQGNMEDEDFTQKLDTILSGIPNMLDMGSERLQPQHVEPWNSVRVTFNIPRDAAERLRLLAQNNQQQLRDLGILSVQIEGEGAINVAVGPNRGQEVRVNGPIGAPGQMRMDVAFPGGVRMANPAMVPPGPGMAGQAMVPGSSGQMHPRVPRPPSQTDVMDPMMPGMSVQQQQQLQHQQAGPHGSGPMPPQAAHHMQALQAGRPLNPAALQQLQQQHHQQQQAQQQAQLSQLGQRPPFNPSGQMAVPPGWNQLPPGVLQPPSAQGGPTWRKPPPQAQMVQRPPSLATVQTPSHPPPPYPFGSQQAGQVFSAIGQGQLQQQQQTGVGQFAAPQPKGPQAGPGGVTGPPRPPPPLPPTSGPQGNLAAKSPGSSSSPFQQGSPGTPPMMAQRPTTPQVFAQGVGSPGRAALGQQGNMQQGFMGIPQHGQPGAQVHPGMSKRPMGFPTPNFVQGQVSASTPGTPGGGPSQQLQSSQAMAHTGTQASASTPNSMQGPPHAQPNIMGVQSSMAGPPPGTTAGPSMGQQQPGLQTQMMGLQHQAQPVSSSPSQKVQGQGGGQTVLSRPLSQGQRGGMTPPKQMMPQQGQGVMHGQGQMVGGQGHQAMILQQQQQQQQQQQQQQQQQQQQQQQQQQQQQQQQQNSMMEQMVANQMQGNKQSFGGKIPAGVMPGQMMRGPSPNVPANMAPFQGQVGPQQMTPQQQQQIAQLQQQQLQQQHQLQQQQLQQQQQQQQQQQQQQHQQMNQQQPQQVPIAGNPNQAMGMHGQQMRLPAGHPLIQQQLQQQQQLQQQQKQQQQAMLQQQQQQQQQQQQQQQQQAAQQHPHPLADPNSGTGDLGVQQMVPDMQAQQQQGMMGGPQHMQMGNGHFAGHGMNFNSQFPGQMPMGGPCGQPGGFPVSKDVTLTSPLLVNLLQSDISASQFGPGGKQGAGVGNQAKPKKKKPARKKKPKEGEGQQQVEGLSGLDAAAGMEDSELPNLGGEQSLSLDSSGPKLPDFANRPAGFPGQPGDQRVLQQVPMQFMQQQQQQQQQQQQQQQQQQQQQQQQQQQQQQQQQQMQHMQQQQIQQQQIQQQQQIQQQMQQQQIQQQQQQLQQQQQQMQQQQQMQQMQMQGLQNAQGQQGMAGPQTSGQSQPQIHPHQLQQQQQQQQQQQQQQQQQQQQQQQQQPPPQQPHLQQQQQQQMMMMLKMQQEQAKNRMSIPPGGQLPPRGMSNPEVQRLPVSQQGNMPVMISLQGHGGVPPSPDKARGMPLMVNPQLASTARRMSHPDVGQGPQGTGSEESPAGAHPKQDRPSGSEIGVQPGNGTQQMMANQGSNTHMMKQGPGASPMPQHTGASPQQQLPTQPQQGGALPGLHFPSVPTTSQSSRPKTPNRASPRPYHHPLTPTNRPPSTEPSEINLSPERLNASIAGLFPPKINIPLPPRQPNLNRGFDQQGLNPTTLKAIGQAPPSLTLPGNNNNGSAGGNNTNSNQQPFSTGTVAGGSGAKQDKQPGGQGKRASPSNSRRSSPASSRKSATPSPGRQKGTKMAISCPPPQQQLVNPQGQTMMVSPTSVPPSPVSMPSQVSGGVEAQQTQSPFHGIQGNPVEGVKDSQGMMTTEQRQMPQPQTLPQPLRELSAPRMASPRFPAPQQPKPDLEQQASTLDRQPAQAAPMQDSEVSPTLRTAPTSLNQLLDNTGISNMPLRPVQSNTVRDVMGKDSPKSALDPERPLHGNSQSTDVSSSATTTATINESEAKPKPAVPIPTSSPNLQPASIPSSYPSTNVNSVTTPSLNQNPISSLGINPSPKVIPTVTLCSTLSINTNATMSVSPNTVTCCQSSLASTISTSSNSNSALNPAISALKPSPSPKPVTSVHSVIQIPASSTTISPNQITVFVTSNPITSAPTPQAPTSMVSTMVAVPNKNIRPQDIRQQTPVPRPPQFITTTPVFINPIFQVPGASVAPNTSVVSQSVTMMGPIQVSTTNIQLSPAPSSTQSSGANVTSTQPARSAAGQVQIATSISSSAAVSTLPAPQQINTGAPKTENTGEAGSAQKNSPPVQQPSPHPSPSASSPFQPPLAAPPPCSSPGVVNTIRKSPMSPPPSTQLKSKPPQASAAVTGTADPQQSLVERPAQGPTGSVPAQVFHPPASPAIQIEALAPQTTVAAGAPNSFTLPAVSSPIPVPGQVAVSTQIVTQAPVPAPASVSSPAQTVTSQAPIVTVVGTTTGVSSAALLSTVPPVQSPIPSIVPIVAGPGPVQEVPPTTSSPAANPSGVLPPQSDPPPMEPPVLPAAAPAETTPAPVQQEVPQSQEPAASEKTGEEVSTGSEPGWAKKRKTPINLVPRAAVEKPKGPSRRSSRAEKEVEEEPVADSGIRKRSARPGTSAAVKETGASPTQAKRRKSK from the exons ATGGCGCATCGACGTACCCCACCTCAGCTGTCCCAGAGGACAGAGTACCTGGAACCTGATAATGATTCTGACAGGGACTCTGGTGTTGGGGATGATGCAGGGGAGGATGCTGACAGTTGCCAGGGAAGCACAGTAACAGAAGAGGACAAAGTCAACAAGCAAGATGGCACAGAAGAAAACTCTTGGGAGGGAGaagattttacagtttttgttgCCTTCCAAGGGAATATGGAGGATGAGGATTTCACACAAAAACTTGACACTATCCTCAGTGGGATACCAAACATGCTTGATATGG gctctgagaggctgcagccacagcatGTAGAGCCATGGAACAGTGTGCGGGTTACCTTCAACATTCCTCGGGATGCTGCTGAGCGACTTCGACTGTTAGCCCAGaacaaccagcagcagctgagagaccTGGGGATTCTCTCTGTGCAGATAGAAG GGGAAGGGGCCATCAATGTGGCTGTGGGACCAAATAGAGGGCAAGAAGTCAGAGTGAATGGACCAATTGGAGCACCTGGACAGATGAGAATGGATGTCGCCTTTCCAG GAGGGGTAAGGATGGCAAATCCAGCAATGGTTCCCCCTGGGCCTGGCATGGCAGGTCAAGCTATGGTACCAGGCAGCAGTGGACAGATGCATCCTCGTGTTCCGAGGCCACCTTCACAGACAG ATGTGATGGATCCGATGATGCCAGGTATGTCAgttcagcagcaacagcaacttCAGCACCAACAGGCTGGTCCTCATGGCTCAGGTCCAATGCCTCCTCAGGCTGCCCATCACATGCAGGCTCTGCAGGCTGGGAGACCGCTCAAccctgcagcactgcagcagctacaacagcaacATCACCAACAGCAACAGGCCCAACAGCAAGCTCAGCTCTCCCAGCTTGGACAGAGACCTCCATTCAACCCATCAGGCCAGATGGCGGTGCCTCCTGGCTGGAACCAGTTGCCCCCTGGGGTGCTCCAGCCACCATCTGCCCAAGGAGGCCCTACCTGGAGAAAGCCTCCACCCCAAGCCCAAATGGTTCAGCGTCCACCTTCTCTTGCTACAGTTCAGACTCCCAGTCACCCTCCGCCCCCTTACCCATTTGGCAGTCAGCAGGCTGGGCAGGTATTCAGTGCCATTGGACAGGGACAattacagcaacaacagcagacgGGAGTGGGTCAGTTTGCCGCACCTCAGCCCAAAGGCCCACAAGCTGGCCCTGGTGGTGTCACAGGACCACCCAGaccccctccaccccttccACCAACATCTGGACCACAGGGTAACCTCGCTGCCAAGTCCCCTggttcctcctcatctccttttcAGCAGGGCTCACCAGGGACTCCTCCCATGATGGCTCAGAGACCTACAACTCCACAGGTTTTTGCACAGGGTGTTGGATCACCAGGAAGAGCAGCCCTTGGACAACAGGGTAACATGCAACAAGGATTCATGGGAATACCCCAGCATGGACAGCCTGGGGCCCAAGTTCACCCAG GCATGTCGAAGCGTCCCATGGGCTTTCCAACCCCAAACTTTGTCCAAGGTCAGGTGAGTGCCAGCACTCCAGGAACCCCTGGCGGAGGACCCAGTCAGCAGCTACAGAGCAGTCAAGCAATGGCTCACACAG GAACTCAGGCATCAGCCTCAACGCCGAACTCAATGCAGGGTCCACCCCATGCCCAACCCAACATAATGGGTGTGCAAAGTAGCATGGCAGGTCCTCCTCCGGGTACAACTGCTGGACCTAGTATGGGGCAGCAACAGCCTGGCCTCCAGACCCAGATGATGGGCCTCCAGCATCAGGCCCAGCCCGTGTCCTCCTCCCCCAGCCAGAAGGTTCAAGGCCAGGGTGGAGGTCAGACTGTCCTCTCAAGGCCCCTCAGTCAAGgccagagaggagggatgaCCCCACCCAAGCAGATGATGCCTCAGCAAGGCCAGGGGGTGATGCATGGGCAGGGTCAGATGGTTGGAGGCCAAGGGCACCAGGCCAtgattctgcagcagcagcagcaacagcaacaacaacaacaacaacaacaacagcagcagcaacagcagcagcagcaacaacaacagcaacagcagcagcagcaacaaaactCCATGATGGAACAGATGGTTGCCAACCAGATGCAAGGCAACAAGCAGTCTTTTGGAGGCAAGATTCCAGCTGGGGTCATGCCCGGCCAGATGATGCGTGGCCCTTCTCCAAATGTTCCAGCCAACATGGCTCCATTCCAGGGCCAGGTTGGCCCACAACAGATGActccacaacagcagcaacaaataGCTCAACTCCAACAACAGCAGTTACAGCAACAACACCAGTTGCAACAGcaacagctacagcagcagcaacaacaacagcaacaacaacaacagcagcaacaccagcAAATGAACCAGCAACAGCCCCAGCAGGTTCCCATTGCTGGCAATCCTAATCAAGCTATGGGCATGCATGGGCAACAGATGAGGCTCCCTGCTGGTCATCCTCTTATCCAACAACAGttgcaacagcaacagcagctacagcagcagcagaaacaacagcaacaggccatgttacaacaacaacaacaacaacaacaacaacagcaacaacagcaacagcagcaggctgctcaACAACACCCACATCCTTTGGCAGATCCTAATAGTGGGACAGGGGACTTAGGGGTCCAACAGATGGTCCCTGATAtgcaggcacagcagcagcaaggcaTGATGGGGGGCCCTCAGCACATGCAGATGGGAAATGGCCACTTTGCAGGTCATGGCATGAATTTTAACTCACAGTTCCCAGGTCAGATGCCAATGGGGGGACCCTGTGGACAGCCTGGAGGCTTTCCTGTTAGCAAGGACGTAACACTGACTAGCCCACTGCTAgtcaacctgctgcagagtgaTATCTCAGCCAGCCAGTTTGGACCAGGAGGAAAGCAGGGTGCGGGTGTAGGAAATCAGGCCAAACCCAAAAAGAAGAAACCTGCACGTAAGAAGAAGCccaaagagggagagggacaaCAGCAAGTAGAGGGACTTAG CGGTCTTGATGCAGCTGCTGGCATGGAGGATTCTGAACTGCCAAATCTGGGTGGTGAACAGAGTTTGAGCTTGGACAGTTCTGGCCCGAAACTCCCTGATTTCGCCAACAGGCCTGCGG GCTTCCCTGGACAACCTGGAGACCAGCGAGTATTGCAGCAGGTACCCATGCAGTTtatgcagcaacaacaacagcagcagcaacagcaacaacaacaacaacaacaacaacaacaacaacaacaacagcagcagcagcagcagcaacaacaacaacaacaaatgcagcacatgcaacagcagcagatacagcaacagcaaatacagcaacagcagcaaattcaacaacaaatgcaacagcagcaaatacagcaacagcagcaacaattacaacaacaacaacagcagatgcagcaacagcagcagatgcaaCAGATGCAAATGCAGGGTCTTCAGAATGCTCAAGGTCAGCAGGGGATGGCAGGGCCACAGACTTCGGGTCAAAGCCAGCCCCAAATACACCCTCATcagctgcaacaacaacaacaacaacaacaacaacaacaacagcagcagcagcagcagcagcagcagcagcagcagcagcaacctcCTCCTCAACAGCcacacctccagcagcag CAACaacagcagatgatgatgatgctgaagaTGCAGCAGGAACAGGCAAAAAATCGCATGTCCATCCCTCCAGGAGGGCAGCTCCCTCCTCGGGGCATGAGCAATCCTGAGGTGCAGAGGCTTCCTGTCTCACAGCAAGGAAACATGCCTGTAATGATCAGCCTTCAAGGACATGGAGGGGTACCACCATCACCTGACAAAGCCAGAGGGATGCCCCTGATGGTGAACCCACAG CTTGCAAGCACTGCACGAAGAATGTCACATCCCGATGTAGGACAGGGTCCCCAAGGCACTGGATCTGAAGAGTCCCCTGCAGGGGCCCACCCGAAGCAGGACAGGCCCAGTGGCTCAGAAATTGGGGTACAGCCTGGCAATGGGACCCAGCAGATGATGGCCAATCAGGGCTCCAACACTCATATGATGAAGCAAGGCCCTGGTGCATCACCAATGCCCCAGCACACTGGAGCCAGTCCCCAGCAACAGTTACCGACTCAGCCTCAACAAGGAGGCGCCTTACCGGGCCTTCATTTCCCCAGTGTCCCCACAACCTCACAGAGCTCCAGGCCCAAAACCCCCAACAGAGCCAGCCCCAGGCCATACCACCATCCTCTCACCCCAACTAATCGTCCACCCAGTACTGAGCCCTCTGAAATCAACCTTTCACCTGAGAGGCTAAATGCCTCCATTGCAGGCCTGTTTCCTCCCAAAATCAACATTCCTCTGCCTCCCAGGCAGCCCAACCTAAACAGGGGATTTGACCAGCAAGGTCTTAACCCAACAACTCTGAAAGCCATTGGGCAGGCTCCTCCTAGCCTAACTCTAccaggcaacaacaacaatggcagTGCGGGTGGAAATAACACTAACAGTAATCAACAGCCTTTCTCTACTGGCACAGTAGCAGGAGGTTCAGGTGCTAAACAGGACAAGCAGCCTGGAGGGCAGGGTAAGAGGGCAAGTCCTAGCAATAGTCGGAGGTCAAGTCCAGCCTCTAGCCGCAAGTCAGCCACCCCAAGTCCAGGGAGACAAAAGGGGACAAAGATGGCCATCAGCTGCCCTCCCCCCCAGCAACAGTTGGTCAACCCTCAGGGGCAAACCATGATGGTAAGCCCTACCTCAGTACCCCCAAGTCCAGTATCTATGCCTTCACAAGTGAGTGGGGGCGTGGAGGCACAGCAGACCCAGAGTCCCTTCCATGGGATACAAGGTAACCCTGTTGAGGGAGTCAAGGATAGTCAGGGAATGATGACAACAGAGCAGCGACAGATGCCTCAGCCTCAAACTCTGCCACAGCCTTTGAGGGAGTTATCAGCTCCCAGAATGGCAAGTCCTCGATTTCCAGCACCCCAGCAGCCTAAGCCTGACTTGGAACAGCAGGCTAGCACTCTTGATAGGCAGCCAGCCCAGGCAGCACCCATGCAGGACTCTGAGGTCTCACCTACTCTCAGGACAGCTCCGACTTCCCTCAACCAGTTACTGGATAACACGGGTATCTCAAACATGCCTCTTCGGCCCGTACAGAGTAATACTGTTAGGGATGTTATGGGCAAAGACAGCCCCAAGTCTGCCTTGGATCCAGAGAGACCACTCCACGGTAATTCCCAGAGTACAGATGTGTCATCATCTGCCACTACAACTGCCACTATAAATGAATCAGAAGCTAAACCCAAACCTGCTGTCCCAATCCCTACCAGCAGTCCTAATTTGCAGCCTGCTTCAATACCCAGCTCATACCCGAGCACAAATGTGAACTCTGTTACTACCCCCAGCCTCAACCAAAACCCCATCTCCAGTCTTGGCATCAATCCCAGTCCAAAAGTAATTCCAACAGTTACCCTCTGCTCCACCCTCAGTATTAACACTAATGCCACCATGAGTGTAAGCCCTAATACAGTCACTTGCTGTCAGAGCAGTCTTGCCTCAACTATTAGTACCAGTTCTAACTCCAACTCTGCTCTAAACCCAGCCATTTCAGCTCTAAAACCAAGTCCTAGTCCTAAACCTGTGACCAGTGTTCACTCAGTCATACAGATCCCTGCCTCCTCTACCACCATTTCCCCCAACCAGATCACTGTGTTTGTCACCTCTAACCCAATCACTTCTGCCCCCACTCCCCAGGCACCCACATCTATGGTCTCCACCATGGTAGCTGTCCCCAACAAGAACATTAGACCTCAGGATATCCGGCAGCAGACCCCTGTCCCCAGACCTCCTCAGTTTATCACCACCACTCCTGTATTTATCAACCCAATTTTCCAAGTCCCAGGTGCATCTGTGGCCCCCAATACCTCAGTGGTGTCACAGTCAGTCACCATGATGGGGCCTATCCAGGTATCCACTACAAACATCCAACTTTCCCCTGCCCCAAGCTCCACCCAGTCATCAGGGGCTAACgtgaccagcactcagcctgccaGAAGTGCTGCTGGACAGGTCCAGATTGCCACAAGTATAtcctcatctgcagctgttAGCACCCTACCAGCTCCTCAGCAAATTAACACAGGTGCCCCCAAAACGGAAAATACAGGGGAGGCAGGTTCTGCTCAGAAAAACAGTCCCCCAGTCCAGCAGCCATCTCCCCATCCAAGTCCTTCAGCATCGTCTCCCTTTCAGCCAcctctggctgctcctcctccctgctctaGTCCTGGGGTTGTCAACACCATCCGAAAGAGCCCCATGTCTCCACCTCCCAGTACCCAATTGAAAAGTAAACCTCCACAGGCTTCTGCAGCTGTTACTGGTACAGCTGACCCCCAGCAGAGTCTTGTAGAAAGGCCTGCACAGGGACCCACTGGGTCTGTGCCAGCACAGGTTTTTCATCCTCCTGCTAGTCCTGCCATTCAGATTGAAGCACTGGCTCCCCAAACTACTGTTGCTGCTGGTGCTCCAAACAGCTTTACTCTGCCTGCAGTCTCGTCTCCAATTCCAGTGCCTGGCCAAGTTGCTGTTTCTACTCAGATTGTTACCCAGGCTCCAGTGCCTGCACCAGCTTCAGTCTCAAGCCCAGCCCAGACTGTAACTTCTCAAGCTCCTATTGTCACTGTAGTTGGTACTACCACAGGTGTCTCTTCTGCTGCCTTGCTCTCTACGGTTCCTCCTGTACAAAGTCCCATACCGTCCATTGTTCCAATTgttgctggacctggacctgttCAGGAGGTTCCCCCTACTACGTCCTCTCCAGCTGCTAACCCCAGCGGAGTTCTGCCACCTCAGTCTGACCCCCCACCTATGGAGCCCCCtgtgctgccagctgcagcacctGCTGAAACCACCCCAG CACCTGTTCAACAGGAAGTCCCACAGTCGCAAGAACCTGCTGCCAGTGAGAAGACGG GTGAAGAGGTCTCTACAGGTTCTGAGCCGGG AtgggcaaagaaaagaaagacgcCCATCAACTTAGTCCCAAG agctgctgtggagaagcCCAAGGGACCGAGCAGACGCAGCTCCCGGgcagagaaggaggtggaggaggagccaGTAGCGGACAGTGGCATTAGGAAGAGATCAGCCAGGCCTGGAACCAGCGCTGCTGTAAAAG AAACTGGAGCCAGCCCCACCCAGGCCAAACGAAGGAAGTCTAAATAG